The Alkalihalobacillus sp. LMS6 genomic interval CACAAAACACAGTAGAAAAAACGCTCCTTGCACAAGAAGCGAGCAAATTTTTAAGCGATGGCGACTGTATTTTGCTAGACGCAAGCTCAACCGCACTAGAACTTGCAAAGATCTTAAACAACATGTCGTTACGATTAACGGTTGTTACGAGCGGTATTTACACGGCTTTAGAACTTCGAGATCATGATTCCATAACGGTAATCTTATTAGGCGGTGTTCTAAGAAAAAATTCAAGTTCATTAGAAGGCGTTCTTGGTATATCTATCTTGGACCAAATCAATGTGGATTACTTTTTCACATCAGCAAATGGATTCTCACTACATGCTGGATTAACGGACTTTAATGTGTATGAAGTGGAACTGAAAAAGAAAATGGTCGAAAAAGTTCACAAAGTCGTTGCGCTTATCGATGCAACAAAAATAGGGAAAACATCCATCTCAACGTTTGCAGAGATAAGGAATATCTCTTCAATCATCACAAATAAAGACATTAC includes:
- a CDS encoding DeoR/GlpR family DNA-binding transcription regulator, with translation MMNKMFMTERRDSIMTALKDKKRITVKELSTELKVSEATLRADLNELEKLGKLERTHGGAILLEDLPPVSEVETSFTYRQAQNTVEKTLLAQEASKFLSDGDCILLDASSTALELAKILNNMSLRLTVVTSGIYTALELRDHDSITVILLGGVLRKNSSSLEGVLGISILDQINVDYFFTSANGFSLHAGLTDFNVYEVELKKKMVEKVHKVVALIDATKIGKTSISTFAEIRNISSIITNKDITGELKTVLEREKVDIINVK